In Nicotiana tabacum cultivar K326 chromosome 11, ASM71507v2, whole genome shotgun sequence, a single window of DNA contains:
- the LOC107808231 gene encoding uncharacterized protein LOC107808231: MEQDGDPPPFWSQPSSTVLLHQRRRGPPSPIINPVMLILLLPIITLLILFFLIPPFLSHTSQLLRPNSVKKSWDSFIILIVIFAIICGVFARKNDDVSAPDGSVSVEQQNRNISNVSSRGQWYEYSDRKAYVGLPESTGVNRLRRSSSSYPDLRQVPEWETGDNQFRFMDDFGVNFHRSTAGEYDRLHVQNDLRPARRIEKQQEESHVKVIPVDTVDTRSSPPPITSHARQQANLKRRRSFHSVPHKDKVENQAQPPPPPPPPPAPPMRISPPEQKLQRKKSGAVKEIASSIASLYNQGKGKKRTKRRNIQESGSEFSSSTESVMPPPPPPPPPPPPPPAKVFQNLFKKSSKSKRVHSVPSTTPPPPPPPPPNSIFNNLFKTGTKSKRFQPPLSTLLPPPPPPPPPPSFLNNLFKNGNKSRAFKSTRSSPTPPPPPPPLQTTRMSSRQKTFTRSAAELPEPSHRRLAAASKPPLPTKTAASYYDENFNSGSQSPLIPPPPPFKMPKVKFIPAGDFVRIRSAHSSRCSSPELEDIEVDVDVLSSKSSSEAMGSGNSTGTAVFCPSPDVNMKADTFIARLRDEWQLEKMNSLREKQKLG, translated from the coding sequence ATGGAACAAGATGGAGACCCTCCACCTTTCTGGTCCCAGCCCTCCTCCACCGTTCTCCTCCATCAACGCCGCCGTGGACCACCGTCTCCAATCATCAACCCCGTGATGCTCATTCTGCTTTTACCGATCATAACACTGCTTATCTTATTCTTTTTGATTCCTCCTTTTCTTTCGCACACTTCACAACTTCTTCGACCAAATTCAGTGAAAAAAAGCTGGGACTCGTTTATCATCTTGATTGTAAtatttgccattatttgtggGGTTTTCGCCCGTAAAAATGATGACGTTTCAGCTCCTGACGGCAGTGTCTCCGTTGAACAACAAAACAGAAATATCTCAAATGTTTCTTCGAGGGGTCAATGGTATGAGTACAGTGATCGAAAAGCTTATGTTGGGTTACCGGAAAGTACTGGTGTTAACCGGTTACGGAGGAGTAGTAGCTCGTATCCTGATTTGAGACAAGTGCCCGAATGGGAAACCGGTGATAACCAGTTCCGGTTTATGGATGATTTTGGAGTGAATTTTCACCGTTCGACGGCGGGGGAATATGATCGTCTCCATGTACAAAATGATCTTCGCCCTGCACGGCGGATAGAGAAGCAGCAAGAGGAGTCACATGTTAAAGTAATTCCTGTTGATACAGTTGATACTCGTTCTTCTCCACCTCCGATTACATCACACGCGCGGCAGCAGGCAAATTTAAAACGGCGAAGATCGTTTCATAGTGTTCCGCACAAGGACAAGGTTGAAAATCAAGCACAGCCCCCTCCGCCTCCACCACCGCCACCAGCACCACCAATGAGGATATCACCGCCGGAGCAAAAACTTCAACGGAAAAAGAGCGGTGCAGTAAAGGAAATAGCATCATCTATAGCCTCCTTGTATAATCAAGGAAAGGGAAAGAAGAGAACAAAGAGGAGAAATATTCAAGAGAGCGGCTCTGAGTTTTCATCATCGACAGAGTCAGTCATGCCACCACCTCCTCCTCCGCCgccaccacctcctcctcctccagcTAAGGTTTTCCAGAATCTATTCAAAAAGAGTAGTAAAAGCAAACGTGTACATTCTGTTCCTTCCACCACACCACCACCTCCACCACCGCCACCTCCAAATTCAATTTTCAACAATTTGTTCAAAACAGGCACTAAGAGTAAACGATTTCAACCACCGTTGTCAACTCTTCTGCCACCGCCTCCTCCGCCACCACCTCCACCTTCATTTCTCAACAATTTGTTCAAAAACGGAAACAAAAGCAGGGCATTCAAATCTACAAGGTCGTCTCCAAcgccacctcctcctccacctccGCTTCAAACAACACGCATGTCATCAAGGCAGAAGACTTTTACACGCTCTGCCGCTGAATTACCAGAACCTTCACATCGACGTTTAGCCGCTGCTAGCAAACCTCCGTTGCCAACAAAAACAGCAGCCAGCTACTACGACGAAAACTTTAACAGTGGTTCGCAATCACCGTTGATACCTCCTCCACCGCCTTTCAAAATGCCGAAGGTGAAGTTCATTCCAGCCGGCGATTTTGTTCGGATACGGAGCGCACACAGCTCCCGTTGCAGCTCGCCTGAACTAGAAGACATAGAGGTAGACGTCGACGTTTTATCGTCCAAATCATCGTCGGAGGCAATGGGCAGCGGAAATTCAACAGGGACGGCGGTTTTTTGCCCGAGCCCAGATGTGAATATGAAAGCTGATACTTTCATTGCTAGGCTCCGAGATGAGTGGCAGTTGGAGAAGATGAATTCATTGCGAGAGAAGCAAAAGTTGGGCTGA